A region from the Nostoc sp. HK-01 genome encodes:
- the clpB gene encoding endopeptidase Clp ATP-binding chain, giving the protein MQPTDPNKFTDKAWEAIVKSQDIVRAYKQQQLDVEHLIIALLEEPTSLAIRILARAEIDPIRLQQQLEAYTQRQPKVANNDQLYLGRTLDVLLDHAEEARVKMKDTYISVEHILLGFAEDERIGRRILKGFNADSGTLEAAIKAVRGSQKVTDQNPESRYEALQKFGRDLTEQAKAGKLDPVIGRDDEIRRVIQVLSRRSKNNPVLIGEPGVGKTAIAEALAQRIINGDVPESLKNRQLISLDIGSLIAGAKYRGEFEDRLKAVLKEVIESNGQIVLFIDELHTVVGTGSNQQGAMDAGNLLKPMLARGELRCIGATTLDEYRKYIEKDAALERRFQQVFVDQPNVENTISILRGLKERYEVHHNVKISDSALVAAATLSARYISDRFLPDKAIDLVDEAAAQLKMEITSKPSELETIDRRLMQLEMEKLSLAGEEKVPTQTRERLQRIEEEIDTLKVKQQEFNEQWQGEKQLLEAISVLKKEEEALRVQIDQAERAYDLNKAAQLKYGKLEGVQRDREAKETKLLELQSQGSTLLREQVTEADIAEIVAKWTGIPVNRLLESERQKLLQLESHLHERVIGQHEAVEAVAAAIRRARAGMKDPSRPIGSFLFMGPTGVGKTELARALAQFLFDSDDALVRLDMSEYMEKHSVSRLVGAPPGYVGYEEGGQLSEAVRRHPYSVVLLDEVEKAHPDVFNILLQVLDDGRITDSQGRTVDFRNTVIVMTSNIGSEHILDVSGDDSKYDMMRNRVTDALRSHFRPEFLNRVDDIILFHTLSRSEMRHIIRIQLKRVENLLKEQKIFFEITPAACDYLVEMGYDPVYGARPLKRAIQREVENPIATKLLENTFIGGDTILIDKDEDNLTFNKKVTVKVSVPQVIT; this is encoded by the coding sequence ATGCAGCCTACAGATCCTAATAAATTTACAGATAAAGCCTGGGAAGCAATTGTCAAATCTCAGGATATAGTTCGTGCTTATAAACAACAACAATTAGACGTTGAACATTTAATTATTGCCCTTTTAGAAGAACCCACCAGTTTAGCGATTCGCATCTTAGCACGGGCGGAAATCGACCCCATCCGCTTGCAACAGCAACTAGAAGCTTATACCCAACGTCAGCCCAAAGTTGCTAATAATGACCAGCTTTACCTCGGTCGCACTTTAGATGTGCTACTTGACCATGCTGAGGAAGCAAGAGTCAAAATGAAAGATACCTACATATCTGTAGAACATATTCTCTTAGGCTTTGCGGAAGACGAACGGATTGGTCGGCGAATTCTCAAAGGTTTTAATGCTGATAGTGGTACTCTAGAGGCGGCAATTAAAGCTGTGCGTGGTAGCCAAAAAGTGACAGACCAAAATCCAGAATCTCGCTATGAAGCACTGCAAAAATTTGGTAGAGATTTAACAGAACAAGCCAAAGCGGGCAAACTCGACCCAGTTATTGGCCGGGATGATGAAATTCGCCGCGTGATTCAGGTGTTGTCGCGTCGTAGTAAAAATAATCCGGTTTTGATTGGTGAACCGGGGGTAGGAAAAACTGCGATCGCTGAAGCTTTGGCACAACGTATAATCAACGGTGATGTCCCCGAATCTCTCAAAAATCGCCAATTAATCTCTTTAGATATTGGTAGTTTAATTGCTGGGGCAAAATATAGGGGGGAATTTGAAGACCGCCTCAAAGCCGTCCTTAAGGAAGTTATCGAGTCAAACGGACAAATCGTCTTGTTTATTGATGAATTGCATACCGTTGTAGGGACAGGTTCCAATCAACAAGGGGCGATGGATGCAGGAAATTTACTCAAACCAATGTTGGCGAGAGGTGAATTGCGGTGTATTGGCGCGACAACTTTAGATGAGTACCGCAAATATATTGAGAAAGATGCAGCCTTAGAACGCCGTTTTCAACAAGTATTTGTCGATCAGCCGAACGTAGAAAATACTATCTCGATTTTGCGGGGTTTGAAAGAACGCTACGAAGTCCATCACAACGTCAAAATTTCTGATTCAGCATTAGTAGCTGCGGCTACTTTATCAGCACGATACATTTCTGACCGCTTTTTACCCGATAAAGCCATTGACTTGGTAGATGAAGCCGCCGCCCAGTTGAAAATGGAGATTACCTCCAAACCTTCAGAATTGGAAACCATCGACCGCCGCTTAATGCAGCTAGAAATGGAAAAGCTGTCACTAGCGGGAGAAGAAAAAGTTCCTACCCAAACCCGCGAACGTTTGCAGCGCATTGAAGAAGAAATTGACACCTTAAAGGTAAAACAGCAAGAATTTAACGAACAATGGCAAGGTGAAAAGCAGCTGTTAGAAGCTATTAGTGTTTTAAAGAAAGAAGAAGAAGCCTTGCGGGTGCAAATTGATCAGGCAGAACGGGCGTATGATTTAAATAAAGCTGCCCAATTGAAGTATGGCAAATTAGAAGGCGTACAGCGCGATCGCGAAGCCAAAGAAACCAAACTTTTAGAACTGCAAAGCCAAGGTTCGACTTTGTTGCGCGAACAAGTCACCGAAGCCGACATCGCTGAAATTGTCGCCAAATGGACAGGAATTCCAGTTAACCGTTTATTGGAATCAGAACGGCAAAAATTACTGCAACTCGAAAGCCATTTACACGAACGGGTCATTGGACAACACGAAGCAGTCGAAGCCGTAGCCGCAGCCATTCGTCGCGCCCGTGCGGGAATGAAAGACCCCAGCCGTCCCATTGGTTCATTTTTGTTCATGGGGCCGACTGGGGTAGGAAAAACTGAACTAGCCCGTGCTTTAGCACAGTTCCTCTTTGATTCTGATGATGCTTTAGTCCGTCTAGATATGTCCGAGTATATGGAAAAACACTCGGTTTCGCGGTTAGTTGGTGCGCCTCCGGGATATGTTGGTTATGAAGAAGGCGGTCAACTTTCCGAGGCGGTTCGCCGCCATCCTTACTCAGTCGTGCTGCTGGATGAAGTGGAAAAAGCTCATCCCGATGTGTTTAATATTTTGTTGCAAGTACTGGATGATGGGAGAATTACTGATTCTCAAGGCAGAACAGTAGATTTTCGTAATACTGTGATTGTGATGACCAGTAACATTGGCAGTGAACACATTTTAGATGTGTCTGGTGATGATTCTAAATATGACATGATGCGGAACCGGGTAACAGATGCACTGCGATCGCACTTCCGCCCCGAATTTCTCAACCGTGTAGATGATATTATCCTGTTCCATACCCTCAGCCGTTCCGAAATGCGTCACATCATCCGCATTCAACTCAAGCGTGTTGAGAACCTGCTAAAAGAGCAAAAAATCTTCTTTGAAATCACCCCAGCAGCTTGTGATTACTTAGTAGAAATGGGTTATGACCCAGTTTATGGCGCACGTCCCTTAAAACGAGCAATTCAGCGAGAAGTAGAAAATCCCATCGCCACTAAATTATTAGAAAATACTTTTATTGGTGGCGATACCATCCTGATTGATAAAGATGAAGACAATTTGACTTTTAACAAAAAAGTGACTGTGAAAGTCTCAGTACCACAGGTAATAACATAA
- a CDS encoding lactoylglutathione lyase, producing MRLLHTMLRVGNLEESLKFYCELLGMKLLRRKDYPGGEFTLAFVGYGDESDNAVIELTYNWGVEKYELGNAYGHIALGVDDIYTTCEAIKNRGGKVVREPGPMKHGSTVIAFVEDPDGYKIELIQLGSQGSAVKQSSQDQLVSP from the coding sequence ATGCGCTTACTACATACAATGCTGCGGGTGGGGAACCTAGAAGAATCATTGAAATTTTACTGTGAACTCCTAGGTATGAAATTACTCCGGAGAAAAGATTATCCGGGGGGAGAATTTACCTTAGCTTTTGTTGGCTACGGTGATGAAAGTGATAATGCAGTTATTGAATTAACTTATAACTGGGGAGTGGAAAAGTACGAATTAGGTAACGCCTACGGCCACATTGCGTTGGGAGTGGATGATATTTACACTACCTGTGAAGCAATTAAAAATCGTGGTGGTAAAGTTGTGCGAGAACCAGGGCCAATGAAACATGGTTCTACAGTAATTGCTTTTGTCGAAGATCCGGATGGATACAAAATTGAACTGATTCAATTGGGTAGTCAAGGATCAGCTGTGAAGCAATCCTCACAAGACCAACTCGTATCGCCATAA
- a CDS encoding tocopherol cyclase, with the protein MFSLPVNYQTPHSGYHWDGSSRRFFEGWYYRVTLPDCGQTFAFMYSIEDPIGGKPYSGGAAQILGPDDQYLCRTFPDVDKFWASRDVLALGHWGKTNLNTQPLYLLPKEFEQHIQEGYQATATINQGIIRDPATGFYCRWLYEIQPVYAWGNQNSPQQSTAGWLSFLQIFEPGWQILMAHGLASGWIDWNGKIYQFTNAPAYAEKNWGGAFPQKWFWLNCNCFDGEPDLALTAGGGRRGVLWWMESVAMIGVHYQGKFYEFVPWNSQVQWQIQPWGRWQMQAKNLNYEVELTGTTHLLGTPLRAPTTNGLEFCCRDTMQGKLNLELRKVSDKPSQIILKSQSSLCGLEIGGGSWDNSWHSS; encoded by the coding sequence ATGTTTTCCTTACCAGTAAATTATCAAACACCACACAGTGGGTATCATTGGGATGGCAGTAGTCGCCGTTTTTTTGAAGGTTGGTATTATCGGGTAACTTTGCCAGACTGCGGACAAACCTTTGCCTTTATGTACTCAATTGAAGACCCTATTGGTGGTAAACCTTATAGTGGTGGTGCAGCGCAAATTCTCGGCCCCGATGATCAGTATTTATGTCGCACTTTTCCGGATGTAGACAAATTTTGGGCTAGTCGAGATGTCTTAGCTTTAGGACATTGGGGGAAAACCAACCTCAACACTCAACCTCTCTACCTTTTACCAAAAGAATTTGAACAACATATTCAAGAGGGTTATCAAGCTACAGCCACCATTAACCAAGGAATAATTCGTGATCCTGCAACTGGTTTTTATTGCCGTTGGTTATATGAAATTCAGCCAGTATACGCTTGGGGAAATCAAAATAGCCCTCAGCAATCAACAGCTGGCTGGCTGTCATTTTTACAGATTTTTGAACCTGGCTGGCAAATTTTGATGGCGCATGGCTTGGCTAGTGGTTGGATAGACTGGAATGGCAAAATCTATCAATTCACTAACGCACCAGCCTACGCCGAAAAAAATTGGGGTGGGGCTTTTCCGCAAAAATGGTTTTGGCTAAACTGTAATTGCTTTGATGGCGAACCTGACTTAGCATTAACCGCGGGTGGTGGTAGACGTGGTGTATTGTGGTGGATGGAATCTGTTGCCATGATTGGAGTACATTATCAAGGCAAATTTTATGAATTTGTGCCTTGGAATTCGCAAGTTCAATGGCAAATTCAACCTTGGGGTAGATGGCAAATGCAAGCTAAAAATTTAAACTACGAGGTTGAATTGACAGGAACCACGCATCTACTAGGTACACCCCTACGTGCGCCGACAACCAATGGTTTAGAGTTCTGTTGTCGGGATACCATGCAAGGAAAACTGAATTTAGAGTTGCGAAAAGTAAGTGACAAACCATCTCAAATTATCCTAAAATCACAGAGTTCTCTGTGTGGTTTAGAAATAGGCGGCGGTTCTTGGGATAATTCTTGGCACTCTAGCTAA